Proteins co-encoded in one Symmachiella macrocystis genomic window:
- a CDS encoding phage major capsid protein → MVTLNLKGMYEERELLLDEAKHINAKAQREGRELTASEATRIDEILDVEIPPLSKGIERQNKLDHAIAGPNYQPFISNSDVDDCDGLVLARRPIDTDDDDRSTSRVQSATAKPTQWMNKETGKPIRVMVRGDKLHKPTDREPLSLGRFMAAKISGNWKYAQREMQAAQKEGDNSLGGVLVPSELSRILIDKARERSVMSRLGMLAIPMENETLRIARISSDPTISMVGENETIPESEVKFDSVLFTARKSACIVPTSREVNDDAVNFAQILEETMINAMATDMDRQMLIGSLGTEMTGLVENANINETGSIGAIANDDIHDAVIAVMGRNEMPTGYCAAAEIIGDLLKEKASTAGSYLGPSPLVAPLQREHTEHLTTANALIGDFSKCAMGIRTQVEVATDEGGTYFQKYQRAFRIVVRWDFAVLRADAFQRLAGITT, encoded by the coding sequence ATGGTGACTTTGAACCTTAAAGGCATGTACGAGGAACGTGAATTGCTTCTCGACGAAGCCAAGCACATCAACGCGAAGGCACAACGCGAAGGCCGCGAATTGACGGCTTCCGAAGCGACGCGGATTGATGAAATTCTTGACGTGGAAATCCCACCATTGTCCAAGGGGATCGAGCGGCAGAATAAACTTGACCATGCGATTGCCGGGCCTAACTATCAGCCTTTTATCAGCAACAGCGACGTCGATGATTGCGATGGGCTGGTATTGGCACGACGTCCGATAGATACCGATGATGACGACCGGTCGACCAGTCGAGTGCAATCGGCAACGGCCAAGCCAACTCAATGGATGAACAAGGAAACAGGCAAACCGATTCGGGTGATGGTGCGAGGTGACAAACTCCACAAGCCGACCGACCGCGAGCCGCTAAGTCTTGGCCGATTCATGGCGGCGAAAATATCCGGCAATTGGAAATATGCTCAACGCGAAATGCAGGCCGCGCAAAAGGAAGGCGACAACTCTCTTGGCGGCGTTTTGGTCCCCAGCGAGTTGAGCCGGATTCTCATCGACAAGGCACGCGAACGGAGCGTCATGTCCCGCTTGGGTATGTTGGCGATTCCGATGGAGAACGAGACGCTGAGAATTGCCCGCATTAGTTCCGACCCGACCATCAGCATGGTTGGCGAGAATGAAACGATTCCCGAATCGGAAGTCAAATTCGATTCGGTTTTGTTTACTGCTCGTAAGTCAGCGTGCATTGTTCCCACGTCTCGTGAAGTTAACGACGACGCTGTGAACTTCGCACAGATTCTTGAGGAAACCATGATCAACGCGATGGCGACCGACATGGATCGTCAAATGCTGATCGGCAGTCTTGGCACGGAAATGACGGGCTTAGTTGAGAACGCGAACATCAATGAGACGGGTTCTATTGGTGCCATCGCCAACGACGATATTCATGATGCCGTGATTGCTGTGATGGGCCGCAATGAGATGCCAACCGGGTATTGTGCCGCGGCGGAAATCATTGGCGATCTGCTTAAGGAAAAGGCATCGACCGCGGGCAGCTATCTGGGACCGTCGCCGCTTGTCGCACCATTGCAGCGTGAGCACACCGAGCATCTCACGACCGCCAACGCGTTGATTGGTGACTTTTCAAAATGTGCAATGGGCATCAGAACGCAAGTTGAAGTCGCGACCGATGAAGGCGGCACCTACTTCCAGAAATATCAACGGGCGTTCCGCATCGTGGTACGTTGGGACTTTGCAGTTTTGCGGGCTGATGCGTTCCAGCGGCTAGCAGGCATCACGACATAA
- a CDS encoding helix-turn-helix transcriptional regulator yields MNNENEFLRMAEVADLMRICRPTLYGWIARGLFPPPLKLGNNVVRYRRSDIDEWIEQHQPQSSEAAKEIEA; encoded by the coding sequence ATGAACAACGAAAACGAATTTTTACGTATGGCTGAAGTCGCTGACCTGATGCGAATCTGCCGACCAACTTTATACGGCTGGATTGCGCGGGGTCTATTTCCACCACCGTTGAAACTTGGAAACAATGTGGTTCGGTATCGCCGTAGCGATATTGATGAGTGGATTGAACAACACCAACCGCAGTCGTCCGAGGCTGCTAAAGAAATCGAGGCATAA
- a CDS encoding phage/plasmid primase, P4 family, producing MTDTATMDDPRLKVEAALQPHHIEQLRASGLTDETILACKFKSENRIQHIRLILQHKTFPKKCGSCLIIPYYDHNGDYTAYQRVRPDTPRTSGKDKRPIKYESPRKSQNRAYFPPHDCWSSVIEDTQQRIMITEGEKKAAKACQEGFPTIGLAGVWNWKPESTKVDSLIVDLDTINWSGREVVISFDSDIATNENIQDAESRLANLLTKKGANVRVARIPEAKDGSKVGVDDFLVSHSAAELHQVINAAEEPSEIMILERLEASSLDPMTTARDFISEYATDGGKRTLHFYRDEWIAYNKYVYRKIEPSELRARLVQFVDTLAEKITTRAIGNMVDCLRAACIVPSRRVMPTWLCEKPPHPATECLVAKNKIIHLPTLGTVKNDPALLTVNAVDYEYNPDAECPHWLEFLAGIWSDDPDCIETLQEIFGYLLLPDTSQQKIFLFVGPKRSGKGTIGRIIRELIGRDNVCAPTLGRLAGEFGLQPLLNKTAAIVGDARLSGRNDASAIAEALLSVSGEDPQTVNRKHLPQVDTELSVRFLLLTNELPRFTDASATLPSRFVILKFTKSFFGREDHELTDKLKAELPGILNWAIEGYKRLNERGFFIQPTSADEAIEEMEELASPAMAFVRDCCEIEPGPRTPVDDVWAAWRRWCARTGRKEGDKQTFGRNLNAAAPGVIAKQTRAFGGRIRAYEGLRLVDNEPNDDSDNFYG from the coding sequence ATGACTGACACCGCGACCATGGACGATCCGCGGTTAAAGGTCGAAGCCGCATTGCAGCCGCACCACATCGAGCAACTGCGGGCCAGTGGTTTGACCGACGAAACGATTCTTGCTTGTAAGTTCAAGTCGGAAAACCGCATCCAGCACATTCGCTTGATCCTGCAACACAAGACGTTCCCGAAGAAATGCGGATCGTGTTTGATCATCCCGTACTACGATCACAACGGCGACTACACCGCGTATCAGCGGGTGCGACCGGATACACCGCGAACGTCCGGCAAGGACAAGCGGCCGATCAAATACGAATCCCCGCGCAAGAGTCAAAACCGCGCCTACTTTCCCCCGCACGATTGTTGGTCCAGCGTCATCGAAGATACGCAACAGCGGATTATGATCACCGAGGGCGAGAAAAAAGCGGCCAAGGCCTGCCAAGAGGGTTTCCCCACAATCGGCCTAGCTGGTGTTTGGAACTGGAAACCCGAATCGACCAAAGTTGATTCCCTGATTGTCGACCTGGATACAATCAATTGGTCCGGCCGCGAAGTGGTTATCTCTTTTGATTCCGACATCGCCACCAATGAAAACATCCAGGACGCAGAATCGCGACTGGCGAACCTGTTGACCAAAAAAGGTGCCAATGTACGCGTTGCGAGAATTCCAGAAGCCAAGGACGGCAGCAAAGTTGGTGTTGATGATTTTCTTGTATCACACTCCGCAGCCGAGTTGCACCAGGTTATCAACGCTGCCGAAGAACCAAGCGAGATCATGATTTTAGAGAGGCTGGAAGCGTCCAGCCTTGACCCGATGACAACGGCGCGGGATTTCATTAGCGAATATGCTACTGATGGCGGAAAACGGACGTTGCATTTTTACCGCGACGAATGGATTGCTTACAACAAGTACGTCTATCGCAAAATAGAGCCGTCTGAATTGCGAGCGAGGTTGGTTCAATTCGTGGACACACTCGCGGAAAAGATAACAACGCGTGCCATCGGCAATATGGTTGATTGCCTACGGGCTGCGTGCATTGTTCCCAGCCGTCGCGTAATGCCGACTTGGCTTTGCGAGAAGCCACCGCACCCCGCAACCGAATGCCTAGTCGCGAAAAACAAAATCATCCATCTACCGACGCTGGGCACGGTTAAGAATGACCCCGCGCTACTGACCGTCAATGCCGTCGACTATGAATACAATCCCGATGCCGAGTGCCCGCACTGGTTGGAATTTCTTGCCGGGATATGGAGCGACGATCCGGATTGTATCGAGACGCTGCAAGAGATTTTCGGCTACCTGCTGCTGCCGGACACATCGCAGCAAAAGATATTCTTGTTCGTTGGTCCGAAGCGATCCGGCAAGGGGACCATTGGCCGCATCATTCGAGAACTGATCGGCCGCGATAACGTTTGTGCGCCAACGCTGGGCCGATTGGCCGGTGAATTCGGATTGCAGCCGCTGTTGAACAAAACCGCTGCGATCGTGGGTGATGCTCGACTGTCGGGCCGCAATGATGCATCGGCGATTGCGGAGGCGCTGTTGTCCGTTTCTGGCGAAGATCCACAAACGGTCAATCGCAAACACTTGCCACAGGTCGACACCGAGTTATCGGTCCGGTTCCTGTTGCTGACCAACGAACTCCCCCGGTTCACCGATGCATCGGCAACGCTGCCAAGTCGGTTTGTGATTCTCAAATTCACGAAGTCATTCTTCGGCCGCGAGGATCACGAGCTAACAGACAAACTCAAAGCCGAGTTGCCGGGAATCCTGAATTGGGCCATCGAAGGTTACAAGCGGCTGAACGAACGCGGGTTTTTCATCCAACCGACATCGGCCGATGAGGCAATCGAGGAGATGGAGGAACTCGCCTCTCCAGCAATGGCATTCGTTCGCGACTGCTGCGAAATCGAACCTGGACCACGAACCCCGGTTGATGACGTTTGGGCCGCATGGAGACGCTGGTGCGCTCGCACTGGACGCAAGGAAGGCGACAAGCAGACATTCGGTCGCAATCTGAACGCAGCCGCACCGGGCGTCATTGCGAAGCAAACGAGGGCGTTTGGTGGTCGCATACGAGCTTATGAAGGATTGCGACTGGTCGACAACGAACCAAACGACGATTCAGACAACTTTTATGGCTAA
- a CDS encoding DUF1580 domain-containing protein, which produces MTTVSTSRDVLIDPFGEDTEPISQICKSIPGKPSAQTVWRWIVKGRQGVFLKAIPIGREYATNREAVTAFLNAVGDAKARNYGKNQKPAEKPAKRGQASQRSR; this is translated from the coding sequence ATGACGACCGTTTCTACTTCTCGTGATGTTTTGATTGACCCGTTCGGCGAAGACACCGAGCCGATTTCACAAATCTGCAAGTCAATCCCCGGCAAGCCGTCGGCGCAGACTGTTTGGCGCTGGATCGTGAAAGGCCGTCAAGGCGTGTTCCTTAAGGCGATCCCCATTGGCCGCGAGTATGCGACCAACCGCGAAGCCGTCACGGCGTTCCTAAATGCCGTTGGTGATGCAAAGGCACGCAACTACGGGAAAAATCAGAAACCAGCAGAGAAACCGGCGAAACGCGGTCAGGCATCGCAAAGGAGTCGGTAA
- a CDS encoding tyrosine-type recombinase/integrase, translating into MARRPGYNLHKASGQARTQINGVEHWLGKYNSHESRRRYRELIEQWEADRKDQAVGLRPDITVGDLVQRYRAFAHDHYRKNGRVTSEVSALESVLRVIEKSHSKTYAADFGPKALKLVRDKMIALGWKRISVNKQAGRIRRMFKWAASEELLSSSVYHDLMTVQGLESGRSCAVESTPVTPVPVDTLTAILPHLRPPVAAMVQLQLLTAMRPGEVLHMRAEEVDCWGDVWEYRPGSHKTEHHGKTRVIFIGPKAQKIIEPFLNATETGYVFRPTMRNNKLPANRPYGRDSYRNAIKRACEKAEVDDFHPHRIRHTAATALRQQGDVETSKIILGHATIAMTEVYAERDHSKARDVMKQLG; encoded by the coding sequence ATGGCAAGACGTCCTGGTTACAACTTGCACAAAGCCAGTGGACAAGCGAGAACTCAGATCAACGGCGTTGAGCATTGGCTGGGGAAATACAATTCCCATGAAAGCCGCCGACGCTACCGCGAATTGATCGAGCAGTGGGAAGCCGACCGCAAAGACCAAGCGGTTGGATTGCGTCCCGACATCACCGTTGGTGACCTCGTGCAGCGGTACCGCGCGTTCGCTCACGACCACTACCGCAAAAACGGGCGGGTGACATCCGAGGTTTCCGCGCTCGAAAGTGTGTTGCGGGTGATTGAGAAATCCCACAGCAAAACCTACGCTGCCGACTTCGGACCGAAGGCGCTCAAACTGGTCCGCGACAAAATGATTGCGCTGGGCTGGAAGCGGATCAGCGTCAATAAGCAGGCGGGCCGTATCCGTCGTATGTTCAAGTGGGCGGCGAGTGAGGAACTGTTATCGTCATCGGTTTATCACGATCTGATGACCGTGCAGGGGCTTGAATCGGGCCGGTCATGCGCCGTCGAGAGTACACCGGTCACGCCCGTTCCCGTAGACACGCTGACGGCGATTCTGCCGCACCTACGGCCACCAGTGGCGGCGATGGTACAACTGCAATTGCTGACCGCTATGCGCCCGGGTGAAGTCCTTCACATGCGTGCCGAAGAAGTCGACTGTTGGGGCGACGTTTGGGAATACAGACCCGGTTCACACAAGACGGAACACCATGGAAAAACGCGAGTGATTTTCATCGGTCCGAAGGCGCAGAAAATCATTGAGCCGTTTCTGAATGCTACCGAAACCGGCTATGTGTTTCGGCCAACGATGCGCAATAACAAACTGCCGGCGAATCGCCCCTACGGACGCGACTCATACCGCAACGCTATCAAGCGAGCATGTGAAAAGGCCGAAGTCGATGACTTCCATCCGCATCGCATCCGCCACACTGCTGCAACAGCATTACGCCAGCAAGGCGACGTAGAAACTTCAAAAATAATCTTAGGTCATGCAACGATTGCAATGACAGAAGTTTACGCCGAGCGCGACCACTCAAAAGCGCGTGACGTGATGAAGCAGCTAGGTTAA
- a CDS encoding acyl-[ACP]--phospholipid O-acyltransferase → MSQNGQPSASAPYNGLSSRSFVALLVTQFLGAINDNMFRWLVVPIAKVKFEEEGLDANLALSIGLFCFTLPYLLFVPYAGYFADKFSKRTVIVGCKVAEVVIMLVGIAAISIGNTFGLFAVVAMMGAQSALYGPARFGSIPELLRTEDLSTGNGWMGLVTVVSSALGFVGGLLLFGATKPYGTDHLWISTVVLLGVAAVGLMASLMIRRVPAADASKPFPHNPVLDTGRNLKLLWNNKSLLRATLGIAFFWFLASLANINIDPYGTQDLRLPQEEIWPLLVVLVGGVGFGSVLAGIWSGGKVELGIVPLGAVGIVLSSFLLYRAGSAADFPAGDVAQRAMIESCVWLFFLGISAGLFNIPLEAFLQHRSSSENRGTILAAANFVTFAGMLLVSMLFPVMQGQLNMSASQVFLASGIGTIPVLIYIFTLLPGATIRFMFWLLTRTVYRVRLNGQHNVPETGGALIVANHVSWVDGLLILTSSSRLIRFLVYADYTTNPGLNWLTRTMKAIPIKGDGGPKAMVRALQVAKEAVENGELVCIFAEGQITRTGQLQPFQRGLMRIVAGTDAPIIPVYLDELWGSIFSYSGGKLFWKWPRHWPYLVSIHFGKPIQKPDNVSQVRQAVQQLGVQAMEQRKGRQMVLPRQFLRNCRKGMFRLKISDSTGQECTGGQTILRSLVLKRLLDREVLAADENMVGVLIPPSVGATLVNAALSISRRVPVNLNYTVSSEIMNSCIRQCGIKHVLTSRKVMEKLDLDLDAEVVYLDDLKDKVTTTDKLISAAQAYLLPAAILERILGLTKIKSDDLLTVIFTSGSTGDPKGVMLTQHNISTNVEAVDQVFRFTNKDTILGILPFFHSFGFTGNLWLTLTRSMAVTYHVSPLDARVIGKLAQKYKATVLISTPTFLRTYIKRCTPENFATIDLVICGAEKMPLDVAQAFEDKFGARPIEGYGTTELSPVVAANIPSHRSAMTNHAGVKEGTVGHPVPGVAAKIVDPETGEDLGIDTPGMLLISGPNVMQGYLNRPEQTAEVIRDGWYVTGDIAKIDSDGFIQITDRLSRFSKIAGEMVPHLQIENALRDFLSQTDTEEDDMQVKAVVTAVPDERKGERLVVVHLPLSQSADEICQQLKAAGLPNLFIPSADSFIEVQEIPVLGTGKLDLKGLKQVAIDHFAPSATS, encoded by the coding sequence ATGAGTCAGAATGGTCAACCAAGCGCGTCCGCCCCTTACAACGGCCTCTCGTCGCGGAGCTTTGTGGCATTGCTCGTCACGCAGTTCTTAGGCGCGATCAACGACAACATGTTTCGCTGGTTGGTCGTGCCGATTGCGAAGGTCAAATTCGAGGAAGAAGGCCTCGACGCCAACCTGGCCTTGTCGATTGGGTTGTTCTGCTTCACCCTGCCCTATTTATTGTTCGTTCCCTATGCCGGTTACTTTGCCGACAAGTTCAGTAAGCGGACCGTGATCGTCGGCTGCAAGGTGGCGGAAGTCGTGATCATGTTGGTGGGCATTGCCGCTATCTCCATTGGCAACACGTTCGGTCTGTTTGCGGTGGTTGCCATGATGGGTGCACAAAGCGCGCTGTACGGCCCCGCCCGATTCGGCAGCATTCCCGAATTGCTCCGCACCGAGGACCTCTCCACCGGCAACGGCTGGATGGGCTTAGTGACCGTGGTCTCTTCGGCGCTTGGTTTTGTCGGCGGCTTGCTGTTGTTCGGCGCGACCAAACCGTACGGGACCGATCATTTATGGATTTCCACCGTCGTATTGCTCGGCGTCGCCGCAGTCGGATTGATGGCCAGTTTGATGATCCGCCGCGTACCGGCCGCCGATGCGAGCAAACCATTTCCACACAATCCGGTCCTCGACACAGGACGCAACTTAAAGCTTCTTTGGAACAACAAGTCACTACTCCGCGCGACGTTGGGAATTGCCTTCTTTTGGTTTCTAGCATCGCTGGCGAATATCAACATCGATCCCTATGGAACACAGGATCTACGTCTCCCGCAAGAAGAAATCTGGCCCCTGCTGGTGGTGTTGGTCGGGGGAGTCGGCTTTGGCAGCGTGTTGGCCGGAATCTGGTCGGGAGGCAAGGTCGAGTTAGGGATCGTGCCGCTCGGCGCCGTCGGCATCGTGCTCAGCTCCTTTTTGCTTTATCGAGCAGGCAGCGCGGCTGATTTTCCCGCCGGCGATGTGGCGCAACGCGCGATGATCGAATCATGCGTCTGGTTGTTTTTTCTGGGAATCAGCGCCGGACTGTTCAATATTCCGCTGGAAGCCTTCCTGCAACACCGCAGTTCGTCCGAAAATCGCGGGACAATTCTTGCCGCGGCTAATTTTGTGACCTTCGCGGGGATGCTGTTGGTCTCGATGTTATTTCCCGTGATGCAGGGCCAACTCAACATGAGCGCCAGCCAGGTGTTCTTGGCGTCGGGAATCGGGACTATACCAGTACTGATCTATATCTTTACATTGCTACCCGGCGCGACAATACGGTTCATGTTTTGGTTGCTTACACGGACGGTCTATCGGGTTCGCCTCAACGGACAACACAACGTGCCCGAAACCGGGGGCGCGTTAATTGTTGCCAATCATGTCTCGTGGGTCGATGGATTGTTAATCCTGACAAGTTCCTCCAGACTAATCCGCTTCCTGGTTTATGCCGATTACACAACAAATCCGGGCCTCAATTGGTTGACGCGGACGATGAAGGCGATTCCCATAAAGGGAGACGGCGGCCCCAAAGCCATGGTCCGCGCCCTGCAAGTGGCTAAGGAAGCAGTCGAAAACGGAGAACTCGTTTGTATTTTTGCCGAAGGACAAATCACACGCACCGGGCAACTGCAGCCATTTCAACGTGGTCTCATGCGAATCGTCGCCGGGACCGATGCCCCCATCATACCTGTGTATCTCGATGAATTGTGGGGCAGCATTTTTAGCTATTCGGGCGGGAAACTCTTCTGGAAATGGCCGCGTCACTGGCCATATCTCGTCTCAATTCACTTCGGGAAACCGATTCAAAAACCTGATAACGTCAGCCAAGTACGGCAGGCGGTCCAGCAGCTGGGAGTTCAAGCTATGGAACAACGCAAGGGACGGCAAATGGTCTTGCCACGGCAATTTCTGCGGAACTGTCGCAAGGGGATGTTTCGACTGAAAATCTCCGACTCCACCGGCCAAGAATGCACCGGCGGGCAAACAATTCTGCGCTCATTGGTTCTCAAACGGCTCTTAGACCGCGAGGTGCTAGCCGCTGATGAGAATATGGTCGGCGTCTTGATCCCCCCGTCCGTAGGCGCCACGCTCGTCAACGCGGCCCTCAGCATCTCCCGTCGCGTGCCGGTGAACCTCAACTACACCGTCTCGTCGGAAATCATGAACTCCTGTATCCGGCAATGCGGCATCAAACACGTGCTCACCAGCCGCAAGGTTATGGAAAAGCTCGACCTCGATCTTGATGCCGAAGTCGTCTACTTGGACGATCTGAAAGACAAAGTCACCACGACGGACAAACTGATCTCTGCTGCTCAGGCTTATTTACTCCCTGCCGCCATTTTAGAACGCATCTTGGGTTTGACGAAAATCAAATCCGACGACCTGCTGACAGTCATTTTCACATCCGGATCGACCGGGGACCCCAAGGGAGTCATGCTCACGCAGCACAATATCTCGACCAACGTCGAAGCGGTCGACCAGGTGTTTCGCTTTACGAACAAGGACACGATTCTGGGAATTCTGCCCTTCTTCCATTCCTTTGGTTTTACCGGCAATCTGTGGCTGACACTCACACGAAGCATGGCCGTGACCTACCATGTCAGCCCGCTCGATGCACGAGTGATCGGCAAACTCGCTCAGAAATACAAAGCGACCGTCCTGATCTCGACGCCGACCTTTCTACGGACTTATATAAAACGCTGTACGCCAGAGAATTTTGCCACGATTGATTTGGTGATTTGCGGCGCCGAAAAAATGCCTCTCGACGTCGCACAGGCTTTTGAAGACAAATTCGGTGCCCGCCCAATCGAAGGCTATGGCACGACCGAACTTTCCCCAGTCGTCGCTGCTAATATCCCCAGCCATCGATCAGCGATGACTAACCATGCTGGCGTCAAAGAAGGGACCGTCGGACACCCTGTTCCCGGTGTCGCCGCCAAGATCGTCGATCCTGAAACGGGCGAAGATTTGGGAATCGATACGCCGGGCATGTTGTTGATTAGCGGGCCGAACGTCATGCAGGGATACTTGAATCGCCCCGAACAGACAGCCGAAGTCATTCGCGATGGTTGGTATGTCACCGGCGACATTGCGAAAATCGACTCCGACGGGTTCATCCAGATCACCGACCGTCTCAGCCGTTTCTCAAAAATCGCCGGCGAGATGGTTCCGCACCTGCAAATCGAAAACGCTCTTCGGGATTTCCTCAGTCAAACGGACACCGAAGAAGATGACATGCAGGTCAAGGCGGTAGTCACCGCTGTGCCCGATGAACGCAAAGGAGAGCGATTGGTCGTCGTGCATTTACCGCTATCGCAAAGTGCCGATGAAATTTGCCAGCAACTCAAAGCAGCCGGCCTCCCCAATCTATTCATCCCCTCTGCTGACAGCTTTATCGAGGTTCAAGAAATCCCAGTTCTGGGCACAGGTAAACTCGATCTGAAGGGCTTAAAACAAGTCGCTATCGATCATTTCGCCCCTTCAGCCACCAGTTAA
- a CDS encoding class I SAM-dependent methyltransferase, with protein sequence MDQTPCDIVLDIGGEGRHAEAWNVNRCRTQTLGRHAGEPIPRLIVARADALPFADNCVKSLIVERTPLTRAAARELSRVIQPEGQILLRHVPLKDRDRHEPTLAILGGKAQQRTTKIYGQPVLETMVQFSENISPPQLPTTETST encoded by the coding sequence ATGGACCAAACGCCATGCGACATTGTGCTCGATATTGGCGGCGAAGGCCGGCATGCGGAGGCCTGGAATGTCAATCGTTGCAGGACCCAAACCTTGGGACGCCATGCCGGTGAGCCGATTCCCCGGTTGATCGTCGCACGGGCCGATGCCTTGCCATTTGCGGACAATTGCGTGAAATCACTCATCGTCGAACGCACGCCCCTCACACGAGCGGCGGCACGAGAATTGTCCCGTGTCATTCAGCCTGAGGGGCAAATCCTATTGCGACACGTCCCCTTAAAGGATCGTGATCGGCACGAGCCGACTTTGGCGATTTTGGGAGGAAAGGCACAACAACGCACAACCAAGATTTACGGCCAACCTGTATTGGAGACTATGGTCCAGTTTTCCGAGAATATCTCTCCGCCACAGCTTCCTACGACAGAGACGTCGACCTAA
- a CDS encoding thiol-disulfide oxidoreductase DCC family protein, whose translation MSETAAANSSQENQQPPEQPTRSVIFFDGVCGLCDHFVNFVMARDHNRRFLFAPLQGTTAGKLLNLPDDASFDSVVFWDAGKTFQKSPAVVRIFWKLGGLWCVLGALLWVIPRPLRDVGYRLVARWRYRLFGKKEVCRMPKPDERERFLD comes from the coding sequence GTGAGTGAAACCGCCGCAGCGAACAGTTCGCAGGAAAATCAACAACCGCCGGAACAACCGACGCGGTCCGTGATTTTTTTCGACGGGGTTTGCGGATTGTGCGATCACTTTGTCAATTTTGTCATGGCTCGCGACCACAATCGCCGGTTTTTATTCGCCCCCCTGCAAGGCACAACCGCCGGCAAACTCCTCAACCTGCCGGATGATGCCTCGTTTGATTCTGTTGTCTTTTGGGATGCCGGAAAGACGTTTCAAAAATCGCCTGCCGTGGTGCGAATATTTTGGAAGCTTGGAGGGCTATGGTGCGTGCTCGGTGCGTTGCTGTGGGTGATCCCTCGGCCGCTGCGCGATGTGGGGTATCGTCTGGTTGCCCGTTGGCGCTATCGTCTATTTGGCAAGAAGGAAGTCTGTCGCATGCCGAAACCGGACGAGCGTGAACGGTTTTTGGATTAG
- a CDS encoding biotin--[acetyl-CoA-carboxylase] ligase: MNADDINVEDGGLPFDLERIIAETFVGEVDYHETVDSTNDVALAHCRRRAVDGPLLVLAAQQTRGRGRGANSWWSVAGSLTFSLIISPTGLGVSQERWPQASLTTGLSVCLALDHVVPGIRSALKWPNDVFLNGGKVCGILVEVAEGSTQSLVLGIGINVNNSFVDAPPELTTIATSLADATGREFDRTEVLIALLKQFETQFRRLAANDPQLPADWLQRCALRGLTVTIETPTHRTTGRCAGIDPQGALVLETVEGPERFFGGVITSFE, encoded by the coding sequence GTGAACGCGGATGATATTAACGTGGAGGATGGCGGACTTCCTTTTGATCTTGAGCGAATCATTGCGGAGACGTTCGTGGGGGAGGTCGACTATCACGAAACAGTCGATTCCACCAACGACGTCGCGCTGGCCCATTGCCGTCGCCGGGCAGTGGATGGTCCGCTGTTGGTTTTGGCAGCTCAACAAACTCGCGGTCGCGGACGGGGAGCCAATTCGTGGTGGTCCGTAGCTGGTTCGCTCACATTTTCACTGATCATCTCCCCGACCGGGTTGGGAGTAAGCCAGGAACGTTGGCCACAGGCATCGTTGACAACCGGGCTGTCAGTTTGCTTGGCCTTGGACCATGTTGTGCCGGGCATTCGTTCTGCCCTGAAATGGCCCAACGATGTCTTTCTCAATGGCGGTAAAGTTTGCGGCATCCTCGTTGAGGTGGCAGAAGGCTCGACGCAATCACTCGTGTTGGGAATCGGCATCAATGTCAACAATAGCTTTGTCGATGCCCCGCCGGAACTGACGACCATCGCGACTTCGTTAGCCGATGCGACCGGCCGGGAATTTGACCGGACGGAGGTGCTCATCGCTTTGCTCAAACAATTCGAAACCCAATTCCGCCGCCTGGCTGCCAACGATCCCCAATTGCCGGCAGACTGGCTGCAACGCTGTGCGTTGCGGGGCTTGACCGTCACGATCGAGACCCCGACCCATCGAACCACCGGCCGATGCGCGGGTATCGATCCACAAGGGGCGCTGGTGCTGGAAACCGTCGAGGGCCCGGAACGCTTCTTTGGTGGTGTCATCACCAGCTTCGAATGA